The Chiloscyllium punctatum isolate Juve2018m chromosome 12, sChiPun1.3, whole genome shotgun sequence genome includes a region encoding these proteins:
- the LOC140483792 gene encoding ADP-ribosylation factor 4, translated as MGLTLSAILQKVFGRKQVRILMVGLDAAGKTTILYKLKLGEVVTTIPTIGFNVETVEYKNVCFTVWDVGGQDKIRPLWRHYFQNTQGLIFVVDSNDRERIQEASEELNKMLLEDELKGAVVLVFANKQDLPNAFTISEVTEKLGLQSLPNTTWHVQATCAIQGSGLCEGLDWLSSELSKS; from the exons ATGGGGCTCACCCTGAGCGCTATATTGCAAAAGGTGTTCGGCCGGAAGCAAGTcaggatactgatgg TTGGTTTGGATGCTGCTGGTAAAACAACAATCTTGTACAAACTGAAGCTAGGAGAAGTTGTTACAACTATTCCAACTATTG gaTTCAATGTTGAAACAGTGGAATATAAAAatgtgtgtttcactgtgtggGATGTTGGTGGCCAAGATAAAATCAGACCCTTGTGGAGGCACTATTTCCAGAATACTCAG GGTCTTATTTTTGTGGTAGATAGCAATGACCGAGAGAGAATTCAAGAAGCATCAGAAGAGCTGAACAAAATG CTTCTAGAAGATGAATTGAAAGGTGCAGTTGTACTGGTGTTTGCCAACAAACAGGACCTCCCAAATGCCTTCACCATTAGTGAAGTGACAGAAAAATTAGGTCTACAGAGTCTACCTAACACAACT tgGCATGTTCAGGCTACATGTGCTATACAAGGAAGTGGCTTGTGTGAAGGCCTTGACTGGTTGTCAAGTGAACTATCAAAATCCTAG